In Glandiceps talaboti chromosome 16, keGlaTala1.1, whole genome shotgun sequence, a single window of DNA contains:
- the LOC144447478 gene encoding uncharacterized protein LOC144447478 isoform X1: MQAYGQTGFIPQQPPTSVQIIQQPSQSTQPNNVERPGFAHRVTAGLGICEITLGFLALVLGSVIIVNASGLYFVGSPIWCGVLMILTGVFGIMSAYFKTTCLIVTSMVLSIISVSLSPSLVGLASASMNWADDCDYIWQPRYGHYSYICSPDKDMQGVHATLIALPVIYVIIAIINSAFCCRAVCCGTSSRQTNTVPVVYYLPQQQLMPNTQPGMVYNQTIQPGTQPMMMYNQTLQPGTSIQPMMAYSQTSQPGQVTAPMYPRTTSPPPGNEHQAGI; the protein is encoded by the exons ATGCAAGCCTATGGCCAGACAGGTTTCATACCTCAACAACCACCAACCAGTGTCCAGATAATACAACAACCGAGTCAGTCAACACAACCCAACAATGTTGAGAGGCCTGGCTTTGCCCACAGAGTGACAGCAGGACTTGGTATTTGTGAAATCACACTTGGTTTCCTGGCGCTTGTCCTAGGAAGTGTAATAATCGTGAACGCAAGTGGACTGTACTTTGTAGGAAGTCCGATATGGTGTGGCGTTCTG ATGATATTGACTGGAGTATTTGGTATCATGTCTGCGTACTTCAAAACAACATGCCTC attGTGACGTCAATGGTTCTGTCGATCATTTCAGTGTCACTCAGCCCATCTTTAGTGGGCTTAGCGTCAGCATCTATGAATTGGGCTGACGACTGCGACTACATTTGGCAACCCCGGTACGGTCACTATAGTTACATTTGCAGT CCAGACAAAGATATGCAAGGCGTCCATGCAACCCTCATCGCTTTGCCAGTCATCTATGTAATAATTGCAATAATCAACTCGGCATTTTGCTGTAGAGCTGTGTGCTGTGGTACAAGCAGTCGTCAGACTAACACAGTGCCAGTG gtgTACTACTTACCACAGCAACAATTAATGCCAAATACGCAACCAGGGATGGTGTACAATCAGACAATACAGCCAGGTACTCAACCAATGATGATGTACAATCAGACATTACAGCCAGGTACTAGTATTCAACCAATGATGGCATACAGTCAGACATCGCAGCCAGGCCAAGTTACCGCCCCTATGTATCCTCGAACTACCAGTCCCCCTCCAGGAAATGAACACCAAG CTGGTATTTAG
- the LOC144447478 gene encoding uncharacterized protein LOC144447478 isoform X3: MQAYGQTGFIPQQPPTSVQIIQQPSQSTQPNNVERPGFAHRVTAGLGICEITLGFLALVLGSVIIVNASGLYFVGSPIWCGVLMILTGVFGIMSAYFKTTCLIVTSMVLSIISVSLSPSLVGLASASMNWADDCDYIWQPRYGHYSYICSVYYLPQQQLMPNTQPGMVYNQTIQPGTQPMMMYNQTLQPGTSIQPMMAYSQTSQPGQVTAPMYPRTTSPPPGNEHQAGI; encoded by the exons ATGCAAGCCTATGGCCAGACAGGTTTCATACCTCAACAACCACCAACCAGTGTCCAGATAATACAACAACCGAGTCAGTCAACACAACCCAACAATGTTGAGAGGCCTGGCTTTGCCCACAGAGTGACAGCAGGACTTGGTATTTGTGAAATCACACTTGGTTTCCTGGCGCTTGTCCTAGGAAGTGTAATAATCGTGAACGCAAGTGGACTGTACTTTGTAGGAAGTCCGATATGGTGTGGCGTTCTG ATGATATTGACTGGAGTATTTGGTATCATGTCTGCGTACTTCAAAACAACATGCCTC attGTGACGTCAATGGTTCTGTCGATCATTTCAGTGTCACTCAGCCCATCTTTAGTGGGCTTAGCGTCAGCATCTATGAATTGGGCTGACGACTGCGACTACATTTGGCAACCCCGGTACGGTCACTATAGTTACATTTGCAGT gtgTACTACTTACCACAGCAACAATTAATGCCAAATACGCAACCAGGGATGGTGTACAATCAGACAATACAGCCAGGTACTCAACCAATGATGATGTACAATCAGACATTACAGCCAGGTACTAGTATTCAACCAATGATGGCATACAGTCAGACATCGCAGCCAGGCCAAGTTACCGCCCCTATGTATCCTCGAACTACCAGTCCCCCTCCAGGAAATGAACACCAAG CTGGTATTTAG
- the LOC144447478 gene encoding uncharacterized protein LOC144447478 isoform X2 yields the protein MQAYGQTGFIPQQPPTSVQIIQQPSQSTQPNNVERPGFAHRVTAGLGICEITLGFLALVLGSVIIVNASGLYFVGSPIWCGVLMILTGVFGIMSAYFKTTCLIVTSMVLSIISVSLSPSLVGLASASMNWADDCDYIWQPRYGHYSYICSPDKDMQGVHATLIALPVIYVIIAIINSAFCCRAVCCGTSSRQTNTVVYYLPQQQLMPNTQPGMVYNQTIQPGTQPMMMYNQTLQPGTSIQPMMAYSQTSQPGQVTAPMYPRTTSPPPGNEHQAGI from the exons ATGCAAGCCTATGGCCAGACAGGTTTCATACCTCAACAACCACCAACCAGTGTCCAGATAATACAACAACCGAGTCAGTCAACACAACCCAACAATGTTGAGAGGCCTGGCTTTGCCCACAGAGTGACAGCAGGACTTGGTATTTGTGAAATCACACTTGGTTTCCTGGCGCTTGTCCTAGGAAGTGTAATAATCGTGAACGCAAGTGGACTGTACTTTGTAGGAAGTCCGATATGGTGTGGCGTTCTG ATGATATTGACTGGAGTATTTGGTATCATGTCTGCGTACTTCAAAACAACATGCCTC attGTGACGTCAATGGTTCTGTCGATCATTTCAGTGTCACTCAGCCCATCTTTAGTGGGCTTAGCGTCAGCATCTATGAATTGGGCTGACGACTGCGACTACATTTGGCAACCCCGGTACGGTCACTATAGTTACATTTGCAGT CCAGACAAAGATATGCAAGGCGTCCATGCAACCCTCATCGCTTTGCCAGTCATCTATGTAATAATTGCAATAATCAACTCGGCATTTTGCTGTAGAGCTGTGTGCTGTGGTACAAGCAGTCGTCAGACTAACACAGTG gtgTACTACTTACCACAGCAACAATTAATGCCAAATACGCAACCAGGGATGGTGTACAATCAGACAATACAGCCAGGTACTCAACCAATGATGATGTACAATCAGACATTACAGCCAGGTACTAGTATTCAACCAATGATGGCATACAGTCAGACATCGCAGCCAGGCCAAGTTACCGCCCCTATGTATCCTCGAACTACCAGTCCCCCTCCAGGAAATGAACACCAAG CTGGTATTTAG